From a region of the Teredinibacter turnerae genome:
- a CDS encoding glycosyltransferase family 4 protein: MKISIITNELWPDTGGVGRYVDLLAKGLVEHGAELEVVTHKGHASHQFSGYKVQPRLYRSFINPLLVLRNILFLRKYMAKNKIDTSYIFACYGSLLLGLLSLPRGKTSYIVIFHGSEFLRCNSISEKSKIFRYLFTRFLAKSIKVVCISRFVKGLVDRSNFGYRLKDKIEVVYNSVNGFSVNSIDECSRKEKSKIKKEECLNLLSVGRLDHRKRIDLLIRAIKLAKREIRLHIVGSGVTSGALVKLTEELSLSDKVIFYGRISDEELNNQYLFADVCVVCAGRHNFTVEGFGLTIVEAAARGLKVLAFDVDGAGEVAREIGAAIVQPEINSIARYLDQFGEETLSKQMGREEVMARFSVISQANKFLELLES; encoded by the coding sequence ATGAAAATTTCAATTATAACAAATGAACTGTGGCCTGATACGGGAGGTGTTGGGCGCTACGTTGATCTGTTGGCAAAAGGATTGGTAGAGCACGGTGCGGAGTTAGAAGTTGTAACTCACAAGGGACATGCTTCACACCAATTTTCTGGTTACAAAGTACAGCCTCGTCTATATAGAAGTTTTATAAATCCATTGCTTGTTTTGCGGAATATATTATTTCTGCGAAAGTATATGGCGAAAAACAAAATAGATACGTCTTACATATTTGCGTGCTATGGCTCGTTGCTTCTTGGTTTGCTTTCTCTTCCACGCGGAAAAACTAGTTATATAGTAATATTTCATGGTAGCGAGTTCTTGCGTTGTAATAGTATTTCTGAAAAAAGTAAAATTTTCCGATATTTATTTACGCGATTTCTAGCTAAATCGATAAAAGTTGTTTGTATCAGTCGATTTGTTAAGGGGCTGGTTGATCGAAGTAACTTTGGCTACAGGTTAAAAGATAAAATAGAGGTTGTTTATAATTCAGTGAATGGGTTTTCCGTAAATTCTATTGATGAATGTTCGAGAAAAGAAAAGAGCAAGATAAAAAAGGAAGAGTGCCTAAACTTACTATCAGTTGGAAGGTTGGATCATAGAAAACGGATTGACTTACTTATTAGAGCTATCAAGCTCGCCAAAAGAGAAATACGACTACATATTGTTGGCTCGGGGGTCACCTCGGGCGCATTGGTAAAGCTAACCGAAGAGCTATCTCTTTCGGATAAAGTTATATTTTATGGCAGGATATCTGACGAAGAGTTAAACAATCAGTATTTGTTCGCTGATGTTTGCGTAGTTTGCGCAGGTCGGCATAATTTTACGGTGGAGGGTTTTGGTTTGACAATTGTCGAAGCTGCGGCTAGAGGGTTGAAGGTGCTTGCGTTTGATGTAGACGGTGCTGGCGAAGTGGCTAGAGAGATCGGTGCCGCTATCGTGCAACCTGAAATTAATAGCATTGCTAGGTACCTAGACCAATTTGGCGAAGAAACGCTATCGAAACAAATGGGTCGTGAAGAGGTAATGGCTAGATTTTCAGTAATCTCTCAGGCGAACAAGTTTTTAGAACTACTTGAATCC
- a CDS encoding sulfotransferase family 2 domain-containing protein yields the protein MSVEGVIKSVYRVTVPYWAREKKGNYFRDKRLIQEGFVKNKAIFVHIPKAAGSSVAVSLYGHDKPGHIRAKNYIEKLGNKKIEYLIFSFVREPIDRFLSAYAYLKAGGKNKSDLAFRDNVLVDYSDVNDFVALWLNEKTMWEYVHFIPQTYYLYDDDDFLLVDFIGRYENLEEDFKRLALIIGRGGLSLPHANKTKQKNLETLNENSMRKLRELYKRDIKLLGYSEHENFNYNK from the coding sequence GTGAGCGTTGAAGGTGTTATTAAATCTGTGTACAGGGTTACCGTTCCTTATTGGGCGAGAGAGAAAAAGGGGAACTACTTTAGAGATAAAAGGCTGATACAGGAAGGTTTCGTCAAAAATAAAGCGATATTTGTACATATTCCAAAAGCAGCGGGTTCTAGTGTCGCTGTGTCTCTTTATGGACATGACAAGCCAGGGCATATTCGAGCGAAAAATTATATTGAGAAGCTCGGTAATAAAAAGATTGAATATTTGATCTTTTCCTTCGTTAGAGAACCAATAGACCGGTTTTTATCTGCATATGCATATCTAAAGGCGGGAGGAAAAAATAAATCTGATCTGGCTTTTAGAGATAACGTACTAGTTGATTATTCTGATGTGAATGATTTTGTGGCGTTATGGTTGAATGAAAAGACAATGTGGGAATATGTTCACTTTATACCGCAAACCTACTATTTGTATGACGATGATGATTTTCTGCTCGTAGACTTTATTGGACGTTACGAAAATTTAGAAGAAGACTTTAAACGACTCGCGCTCATTATAGGGAGGGGTGGTTTATCTCTTCCTCATGCAAATAAGACAAAACAGAAAAATTTAGAAACGCTAAACGAAAACAGCATGAGAAAGCTAAGAGAATTGTATAAACGAGATATTAAACTATTAGGTTATTCAGAACATGAAAATTTCAATTATAACAAATGA
- a CDS encoding Wzz/FepE/Etk N-terminal domain-containing protein: protein MNLEKKLEKIEKQLDEMSKSRFPYSDPRIFGLQNPAASGDEIDLRELWDALWNGKWIIIGITFLFAIASVIFALSLPNIYKSEALLAPAEENSGGGLSRMAGCLGGLASLAGVDLVGAKADKTTIAVEILKSREFISKFVRKHKILIPLMAVKGWDRTQDTLIIDNNIYDEKSRKWVRAPKPPREAEPSALEAYEKFINLMSISVDENTGLVNLSVEHYSPYLAKEWVDLLILDINEEIKSRDVAEANKSIAFLSGQLEKTALAELKVVFYELIEEQTKTVMFAKVRDEYVFKTIDDAVVPELKVKPRRAFLVIAITFLGGVLGLVVVLIRYLIGGGRER, encoded by the coding sequence ATGAATTTAGAAAAAAAGTTAGAAAAAATAGAAAAACAACTAGACGAAATGTCTAAATCACGCTTCCCTTATTCCGACCCTCGAATTTTTGGTTTGCAGAATCCGGCCGCAAGCGGTGATGAAATTGATTTGCGGGAACTATGGGATGCGCTTTGGAATGGTAAGTGGATAATTATTGGCATTACTTTTCTTTTCGCTATTGCTTCTGTAATTTTCGCATTATCACTTCCAAATATTTATAAGTCAGAAGCCTTATTGGCTCCAGCTGAAGAAAATTCTGGTGGTGGCTTGTCTAGGATGGCAGGCTGTTTAGGCGGATTGGCAAGTCTGGCGGGAGTGGATCTTGTAGGTGCTAAAGCCGATAAAACGACCATCGCAGTCGAAATTTTAAAGTCTCGCGAATTCATTTCCAAATTTGTGAGAAAGCATAAAATACTAATTCCACTCATGGCAGTAAAAGGGTGGGATCGTACTCAGGATACGTTAATAATCGACAATAATATTTATGATGAAAAAAGCCGAAAATGGGTGCGCGCCCCCAAGCCGCCGCGTGAAGCTGAGCCCTCTGCTCTGGAAGCATATGAGAAATTTATAAATTTAATGTCCATCTCGGTGGACGAAAACACAGGCTTGGTGAACTTAAGCGTAGAACACTACTCGCCGTATTTGGCGAAAGAATGGGTAGATCTACTCATTTTAGATATAAATGAAGAAATTAAAAGTAGAGATGTTGCTGAGGCGAACAAAAGCATTGCATTCCTTTCGGGTCAGTTGGAAAAAACGGCCTTGGCGGAATTGAAAGTTGTATTTTACGAACTAATCGAAGAGCAAACAAAAACGGTTATGTTTGCGAAAGTGAGGGATGAATATGTATTCAAAACAATTGACGATGCGGTTGTTCCGGAACTAAAAGTAAAGCCCAGAAGAGCTTTTCTTGTAATTGCAATAACTTTTTTGGGGGGGGTGTTGGGCTTGGTAGTGGTATTGATAAGGTACCTCATAGGAGGTGGCCGTGAGCGTTGA
- a CDS encoding MarR family EPS-associated transcriptional regulator — protein sequence MKRKADNPEISQRELAGILGVSLGKTTYCLKALIEACRVKGGNFARSNSKLNYVYVLTPKGAAEKAVVILRFLKQKQVQYKQLEQEIEQLKLEAKALAKEYKGQQEYE from the coding sequence ATTAAGAGAAAAGCGGATAACCCCGAAATTAGTCAGCGTGAACTGGCTGGTATTCTTGGCGTGAGCTTGGGTAAAACAACCTATTGTCTAAAAGCTCTCATTGAAGCGTGTAGGGTAAAGGGCGGAAATTTCGCCCGCTCCAACAGCAAATTAAATTATGTGTATGTGCTTACACCCAAAGGTGCTGCCGAAAAAGCGGTGGTAATATTACGCTTTTTAAAGCAAAAACAAGTACAGTACAAACAATTAGAACAAGAGATTGAGCAGCTTAAGCTTGAGGCAAAAGCATTAGCCAAAGAGTATAAAGGGCAGCAAGAGTATGAATGA
- a CDS encoding MraY family glycosyltransferase → MELGYIILAMSFVLAFAAVKLLQPLADWAQLVDKPGGRKQHQGVIPLVGGLAIYASILLTTFLFIEQPIEIRLFLLAGGLIVFMGMVDDRYELSARFRLVGQFLISCIFVYALEVHFHSFGDLFGIGELNPGWLGYPLAVLSIMAAINAMNMMDGMDGLVGSIAMVSFIGLVALFGANGNTTFQYLCMTFIGSTGAFLIFNLWGARKPKRIGKIFMGDSGSMFMGLSLGVLLIYGSQGESAAFSPVTALWFVLLPITDMFTIMYRRVKRGRSPMAPDRTHIHHIILRAGFNAKQTLYIMLCVQGLFVVVGATLHVYKAPDWFSFLCAVVLVLLYQLLMKRSWRFIRWSKRNLFTAAQPQS, encoded by the coding sequence ATGGAACTAGGCTACATTATTTTGGCAATGTCTTTTGTACTCGCATTTGCCGCAGTAAAGTTACTTCAGCCTCTTGCCGACTGGGCGCAACTTGTCGACAAACCCGGCGGGCGTAAACAGCATCAAGGCGTTATTCCGTTAGTCGGTGGACTGGCTATTTATGCCAGTATTTTGCTAACCACCTTTCTCTTTATTGAGCAGCCAATAGAAATACGGCTTTTTCTATTGGCTGGTGGGCTAATCGTGTTTATGGGAATGGTCGACGACCGTTATGAACTCAGCGCGCGCTTTCGCCTGGTGGGTCAGTTCCTGATCTCCTGCATTTTTGTCTACGCGCTGGAGGTGCACTTTCATTCGTTTGGAGACTTGTTTGGTATTGGCGAGCTAAACCCCGGCTGGCTGGGCTACCCGCTGGCTGTGCTCTCCATTATGGCGGCGATTAACGCCATGAACATGATGGATGGCATGGACGGCCTGGTAGGCTCCATCGCCATGGTTTCCTTTATTGGCCTGGTCGCGCTCTTCGGCGCAAATGGCAATACCACCTTCCAGTACCTGTGCATGACCTTTATCGGCTCTACCGGTGCCTTCCTTATTTTTAACCTGTGGGGCGCCAGAAAGCCCAAGCGCATTGGCAAAATCTTTATGGGCGACTCCGGCAGTATGTTTATGGGGTTGTCGTTAGGGGTGTTGCTTATTTACGGCTCCCAAGGCGAGTCCGCTGCATTTAGCCCGGTTACCGCGCTCTGGTTTGTACTGCTGCCCATCACCGATATGTTCACCATCATGTACCGCCGAGTAAAACGCGGTCGCTCACCCATGGCGCCAGATCGAACCCATATCCACCACATTATTCTGCGGGCAGGCTTTAACGCGAAACAAACCTTGTACATTATGCTGTGCGTGCAGGGGTTGTTTGTGGTGGTAGGCGCCACACTGCACGTGTACAAAGCACCGGACTGGTTTTCGTTTTTGTGTGCAGTTGTTCTGGTTTTGCTTTATCAACTGCTGATGAAGCGGTCTTGGCGGTTTATTCGGTGGAGTAAACGGAACTTGTTTACAGCAGCACAACCCCAGTCATAA
- a CDS encoding mannose-1-phosphate guanylyltransferase/mannose-6-phosphate isomerase — MQENQSETRTVVPVILSGGSGTRLWPKSRKAYPKQLHKLYGDMTMLQHTMKRVQQFAPPIVVCNNDQRFMVASQIVEIDSRKAEIILEPCARNTAPAIAVAAYRAKQLYPNPILVVLAADHLISDLNAFHGALEQAITAAEQERLVAFGVIPHKPETGYGYIQSENATSASGSKIVQFVEKPDLATAQSYLAAGTYTWNSGMFVFPADLLLAEVASLGGDWLAHCEASLVNAETDLDFIRLAEPEFAQCENISIDYAVMEKTPKAWMVPLDAGWSDLGSWESLWESSAKDENGNAVFGDAFIKNCTGSLIHSEDRFVAAIGLENIAIIESDDALLVVNREATQDVKYVVDWLKQQDRNEFQHHRQVHRPWGSFDTLDAGKRFQVKRIEVKPGASISLQMHHHRAEHWVVVEGTALVQKGEQEQLLGENESIYIPLGEKHRLSNPGKLPLHLIEVRSGGYLGEDDIVRFQDAYGRAE, encoded by the coding sequence GTGCAGGAAAACCAATCAGAAACACGGACCGTTGTTCCGGTCATACTCTCCGGCGGCAGTGGCACTCGACTGTGGCCAAAATCCCGCAAGGCATACCCCAAACAGCTCCACAAACTCTACGGCGATATGACCATGCTTCAGCACACCATGAAGCGTGTGCAACAGTTTGCGCCGCCAATTGTGGTGTGTAATAACGATCAGCGTTTTATGGTGGCCAGCCAGATCGTAGAAATTGATTCCCGCAAAGCGGAAATTATTCTCGAGCCCTGCGCCCGTAACACGGCTCCTGCAATCGCTGTCGCGGCTTATCGCGCTAAGCAGCTTTACCCAAACCCCATTCTGGTGGTATTGGCTGCGGATCACCTTATTAGCGATCTCAATGCGTTTCACGGCGCCCTCGAGCAGGCGATTACGGCGGCGGAGCAAGAGCGTCTGGTTGCCTTTGGTGTAATTCCGCATAAGCCGGAAACCGGTTATGGCTATATACAAAGTGAGAATGCGACGTCCGCCAGCGGAAGCAAAATCGTTCAATTTGTAGAGAAGCCAGATCTCGCCACCGCGCAATCTTACCTGGCAGCAGGTACTTACACCTGGAACAGCGGCATGTTTGTTTTTCCAGCAGATCTGCTGCTTGCCGAAGTGGCCAGTCTGGGCGGCGATTGGTTAGCGCATTGTGAAGCATCGTTAGTTAACGCCGAAACCGATCTCGACTTTATTCGTCTCGCAGAGCCTGAGTTCGCGCAATGTGAAAATATCTCAATTGACTATGCTGTGATGGAGAAAACGCCAAAGGCCTGGATGGTGCCCCTGGATGCGGGTTGGAGTGACCTTGGCAGTTGGGAATCTCTTTGGGAGTCCAGCGCGAAGGACGAAAACGGCAATGCCGTCTTTGGCGACGCCTTTATCAAAAACTGCACTGGCAGTCTGATCCACTCAGAAGATCGTTTCGTGGCCGCAATTGGCCTGGAGAATATCGCTATTATCGAGAGCGATGATGCCTTACTGGTTGTCAATCGCGAAGCAACTCAGGATGTAAAATACGTGGTGGATTGGCTGAAACAGCAGGATCGCAACGAGTTTCAGCATCACCGCCAGGTGCACCGTCCATGGGGCAGCTTCGATACCCTCGATGCAGGCAAGCGTTTCCAGGTAAAAAGAATAGAAGTAAAACCCGGCGCCAGTATTTCGTTGCAAATGCATCACCATCGCGCGGAACACTGGGTGGTGGTGGAAGGAACAGCGCTCGTTCAAAAGGGCGAGCAGGAGCAGCTGCTCGGCGAGAATGAATCTATCTACATTCCTCTAGGGGAAAAGCACCGTCTGAGCAATCCAGGCAAGCTGCCATTACACCTTATTGAGGTGCGCAGTGGTGGTTACCTGGGTGAAGACGACATTGTACGTTTTCAGGATGCCTACGGCAGAGCGGAATAA
- the ihfB gene encoding integration host factor subunit beta produces the protein MTKSELIERIAERQDQLSAKDIELAVKLILEYMSQCLANGDRIEIRGFGSFSLHYRAPRTGRNPKTGESVELEGKFVPHFKPGKEMRDRVNESLEELP, from the coding sequence ATGACAAAGTCAGAGCTGATAGAACGCATCGCTGAAAGGCAGGACCAACTCTCCGCAAAGGACATTGAGTTGGCGGTAAAGCTTATTCTTGAGTATATGTCCCAATGCCTGGCCAACGGTGATCGCATCGAGATCCGCGGGTTTGGCAGTTTCTCACTTCACTACCGTGCACCGCGTACAGGCCGCAACCCTAAAACCGGTGAATCTGTCGAGCTGGAAGGTAAGTTTGTTCCGCACTTCAAGCCCGGCAAAGAAATGCGAGACCGCGTAAACGAGAGCCTGGAAGAGTTGCCATAA
- a CDS encoding four helix bundle protein gives MKFKKLDVWKESARLCVEVYKNLGTLRDYGFRDQITRSALSIPSNIAKGSTAELITQLYIGIEIGYVEQALGKDLLAKATTISHQLGALIRARKKRNTNQS, from the coding sequence ATGAAGTTCAAAAAACTGGATGTTTGGAAGGAGAGCGCGCGTTTGTGTGTTGAGGTGTACAAAAATCTTGGCACACTGCGGGATTATGGCTTTCGAGATCAGATTACGCGCTCCGCCCTCTCAATACCGTCAAATATCGCCAAAGGCTCAACCGCAGAATTGATTACCCAGCTATACATAGGGATCGAGATTGGCTATGTGGAACAAGCGCTAGGCAAAGACTTGCTCGCTAAAGCGACGACTATTTCACACCAACTCGGCGCCTTGATCAGAGCAAGAAAAAAGCGGAACACAAACCAAAGCTAA
- a CDS encoding four helix bundle protein: MEKEFSVKFKKLDVWKESARLCVEVYKNLGTLRDYGFRDQITRSALSIPSNIAKGSSAQISSRYT, encoded by the coding sequence ATGGAAAAGGAATTTTCGGTGAAGTTCAAAAAGCTGGATGTTTGGAAGGAAAGTGCGCGTTTGTGCGTCGAGGTGTACAAAAACCTTGGCACACTGCGGGACTATGGCTTTCGAGATCAGATTACTCGCTCCGCTCTCTCTATACCGTCAAATATCGCCAAAGGTTCAAGCGCACAAATATCATCCAGATATACATAG
- a CDS encoding four helix bundle protein encodes MEKGFSVKFKKLDVWKESARLCVEVYKNLGTLRDYGFRDQITRSALSIPSNIAKGSSPEISSRYT; translated from the coding sequence ATGGAAAAGGGATTTTCGGTGAAGTTCAAAAAACTGGATGTTTGGAAGGAAAGTGCGCGTTTGTGTGTCGAGGTGTACAAAAATCTCGGCACTCTGCGGGATTATGGCTTTCGAGATCAGATTACCCGCTCCGCCCTCTCAATACCGTCAAATATCGCCAAAGGTTCAAGCCCAGAAATATCATCCAGATATACATAG
- the rpsA gene encoding 30S ribosomal protein S1: MSESFAELFEESLQTIDMVPGTIVTGVVIDIDQDWVTVHAGLKSEGVIPAAQFLNEKGELDLSIGDEVQVALETVEDGFGETRLSREKAKRAESWKVLEAAHESEEVITGVINGKVKGGFTVDVAGIRAFLPGSLVDVRPVRETTHLEGKELEFKVIKLDQKRNNVVVSRRAVMEQTNTEEREELLATLQEGQAVKGIVKNLTDYGAFVDLGGVDGLLHITDMAWKRIKHPSEIVAVGDEIEVKVLKFDRERNRVSLGLKQLGEDPWAAITQRYPEGAKVKATITNLTDYGCFAEIEEGVEGLVHVSEMDWTNKNIHPSKVVNLGDEVEVMILDIDEERRRISLGIKQCQENPWDAFSNQYAKGDKITGKIKSITDFGIFIGLEGGIDGLVHLSDISWNEAGEEAVRKYKKGDELETVVLAIDPERERISLGIKQLDEDPFSVYVTNNDKGSIVNGTVKTVDAKEAVIALADDVEGTLKASEISRDKVEDARNALKEGDDVEAKITNVDRKNRTIILSIKAKDSDDEKQAIKDHSAKQAEIAAPTTLGDLIKAEMQSKEK, encoded by the coding sequence ATGAGCGAAAGCTTTGCAGAACTCTTTGAAGAGAGCTTACAAACGATAGATATGGTGCCAGGCACCATCGTAACCGGTGTTGTTATCGACATCGACCAAGATTGGGTAACTGTTCACGCAGGTCTCAAGTCTGAAGGCGTTATTCCCGCCGCACAATTCCTTAACGAAAAAGGCGAACTCGACCTCAGTATCGGTGACGAAGTTCAAGTTGCTCTGGAAACCGTAGAAGACGGTTTCGGTGAAACTCGCCTTTCTCGCGAAAAAGCCAAGCGTGCAGAGTCCTGGAAAGTTCTGGAAGCTGCTCACGAGTCTGAAGAAGTTATTACTGGTGTTATTAACGGCAAAGTTAAAGGTGGTTTCACTGTTGACGTTGCTGGCATTCGCGCGTTCCTGCCGGGCTCTCTGGTCGACGTACGTCCTGTACGTGAAACGACTCACCTGGAAGGCAAAGAGCTCGAGTTCAAAGTTATCAAGCTGGATCAAAAGCGCAACAACGTGGTTGTATCCCGTCGTGCGGTTATGGAGCAGACCAACACTGAAGAGCGCGAAGAGCTGCTCGCTACTCTGCAAGAAGGTCAGGCAGTTAAAGGTATCGTTAAGAACCTTACCGATTACGGTGCCTTCGTTGACCTGGGCGGCGTAGACGGTCTGTTGCACATCACCGACATGGCTTGGAAGCGTATCAAGCATCCGAGCGAAATCGTTGCTGTTGGCGATGAAATCGAAGTTAAAGTGCTCAAGTTCGACCGCGAGCGCAACCGTGTTTCTCTTGGCCTCAAGCAATTGGGCGAAGATCCATGGGCCGCTATCACTCAGCGTTACCCAGAAGGTGCCAAGGTTAAAGCCACCATCACCAACCTTACCGACTACGGCTGTTTCGCTGAAATCGAAGAAGGTGTTGAAGGTCTGGTACACGTTTCCGAAATGGATTGGACCAACAAAAACATCCACCCAAGCAAGGTTGTAAACCTGGGCGACGAAGTGGAAGTGATGATTCTGGATATCGACGAAGAGCGTCGTCGTATTTCTCTGGGTATCAAGCAGTGTCAAGAAAATCCGTGGGATGCGTTCTCTAACCAGTACGCGAAAGGCGACAAGATCACCGGCAAAATCAAGTCGATCACCGACTTCGGTATCTTCATCGGCCTGGAAGGCGGTATTGATGGTCTGGTTCACCTGTCCGACATCAGCTGGAACGAAGCTGGCGAAGAAGCCGTACGCAAGTACAAGAAAGGCGACGAGCTGGAAACCGTTGTACTGGCAATTGATCCAGAGCGTGAGCGTATCTCCCTGGGTATCAAGCAGCTGGACGAAGATCCGTTCTCCGTATACGTAACCAACAACGATAAAGGCTCCATCGTTAACGGTACCGTGAAAACTGTTGACGCTAAAGAAGCGGTAATCGCTCTGGCCGACGACGTTGAAGGTACACTGAAAGCTTCTGAAATCAGCCGCGACAAGGTAGAAGATGCCCGCAACGCGCTGAAAGAAGGCGACGACGTAGAAGCCAAAATCACCAACGTTGACCGTAAAAATCGTACGATCATCCTCAGCATCAAAGCCAAGGATTCAGACGACGAGAAGCAAGCGATCAAAGACCACAGCGCCAAGCAAGCAGAAATTGCAGCTCCTACTACGCTGGGCGACCTGATCAAAGCAGAAATGCAATCCAAAGAAAAATAA
- the lapB gene encoding lipopolysaccharide assembly protein LapB, with amino-acid sequence MSDPIVFVLLFAALAIGFALGRLPRGPGRLPQQQSSSWLKRNYYVGLNQLLNDEPDAAVDTFISALEVNSETLETHLALGALLRRRGETARAIRVHQNLLARPSLPRPQLQLAQLELGVDFLKAGLLDRAESLFKELADAKHTEKKVREQALSYLVELYRETSDWLDAIDVADRLTSRKFASTADNWREMQAHFSCELAEKALANNQVLEARRLLRNALRFDKQCARAQLMQAQIELNDGAAAAALGILKKLPYQSPQVISEALPLMRECYIALKSDRDYLQLLNDIHLAQPSLMLLWHLTCATEKLNGPEAACRILYEGIAHYPEMVAVQTLLTLCTAEPASEQIPYEKLKPAITQILDNYFFYICSTCGFTAQANHWLCPSCRSWGKMGMAE; translated from the coding sequence ATGTCCGACCCAATCGTTTTTGTTCTGCTGTTTGCCGCCCTGGCAATAGGGTTCGCGTTAGGGCGACTGCCTCGCGGGCCCGGTCGCCTGCCGCAGCAACAATCGTCCAGTTGGTTGAAGCGCAATTATTATGTTGGCCTCAACCAACTGCTTAACGACGAGCCGGACGCCGCTGTCGACACCTTCATCAGCGCGCTGGAGGTCAACAGCGAAACCCTGGAGACGCATCTCGCGTTGGGCGCCTTGCTTCGCCGCCGAGGTGAAACTGCGCGCGCAATTCGCGTCCATCAAAATCTGTTGGCGCGTCCAAGTCTGCCGCGCCCACAATTGCAATTGGCCCAACTGGAACTGGGCGTTGATTTTCTGAAAGCGGGCTTACTGGACAGAGCCGAGTCTCTCTTCAAAGAGCTGGCAGACGCTAAACACACCGAGAAAAAAGTTCGTGAACAAGCGCTCAGCTACCTGGTGGAGTTATACCGGGAAACCAGTGACTGGCTCGACGCAATAGATGTCGCAGATCGCCTTACCAGTCGAAAATTCGCCTCCACCGCAGACAACTGGCGCGAGATGCAGGCGCACTTCAGCTGCGAGTTGGCCGAGAAAGCGCTGGCCAACAACCAGGTACTGGAAGCGCGTCGCCTGCTGCGCAATGCACTGCGTTTTGATAAACAGTGCGCCCGCGCTCAACTAATGCAGGCGCAGATAGAACTCAACGATGGCGCCGCTGCTGCCGCACTTGGCATTCTTAAAAAGCTTCCCTACCAAAGTCCCCAGGTTATTTCTGAAGCCTTACCCCTCATGCGCGAATGCTATATCGCATTAAAGAGCGACCGCGACTATCTTCAGCTGCTTAACGATATTCATTTGGCGCAACCCAGCCTTATGCTTTTGTGGCACCTGACCTGTGCAACGGAGAAGTTAAACGGCCCAGAGGCCGCCTGCCGCATACTGTATGAAGGAATCGCTCATTACCCGGAAATGGTCGCTGTACAAACCCTCCTGACCCTCTGTACTGCGGAACCTGCCAGCGAACAGATCCCCTACGAAAAGCTCAAGCCTGCCATCACTCAAATTTTAGATAACTATTTCTTCTATATATGCAGCACCTGCGGTTTCACCGCGCAAGCCAATCACTGGCTCTGCCCGAGTTGTCGGAGTTGGGGGAAAATGGGGATGGCAGAGTGA
- a CDS encoding LapA family protein, producing MFARIYRWFRRLFILVWLFLVCAIAGWIAWANADLISVNLFAIQFPQLSIGFYLCFTFALGILLGWFGTLILANTKLLARKRELNKAKKEVDKLRAAQLSP from the coding sequence GTGTTTGCGCGAATTTATCGCTGGTTCCGTCGGTTGTTTATTCTGGTGTGGCTGTTTCTGGTGTGCGCAATCGCAGGTTGGATCGCTTGGGCCAACGCCGATCTTATCTCGGTGAACCTGTTTGCGATCCAGTTTCCTCAGCTCAGCATTGGGTTCTACCTGTGCTTTACCTTTGCGCTCGGTATTTTATTGGGTTGGTTCGGCACACTGATACTGGCGAATACCAAGTTGCTTGCGCGCAAACGTGAATTGAACAAGGCGAAAAAAGAAGTGGACAAGCTGCGAGCCGCACAACTTAGCCCCTAG